In one window of uncultured Sphaerochaeta sp. DNA:
- a CDS encoding B12-binding domain-containing radical SAM protein: MNISLVSCCLEEGNLSYPLGALCIQSALEAADMRAEHLPFTLADDPSQAALDVARMQPQVVGLSVYLWNRTWMDRFTEVLRAQSSDLVIFAGGPEATANPLSFDLSMLDFLILGEGEEAVVQAISAIKEGKKIAGKGIVTNLNKLSWAPSPDLSVLPSPLLNHHADRFLKAGSSVLWEMTRGCPFHCSFCFESRGQRSVRHFPLAQLEAELDLLIAKQVGEVYILDPTFNMDKERTLTILSMLAEKQSDIHFVFEIRAELLDNELADAFARINCALQIGLQSSDQAVLKTANRRFDSKLFAKKISFLNARGIPFGLDLIIGLPNDNLRSFIKSVDYAVSLKPSNLDVFPLSLLPGTLVAEQAKEFSITHLQEAPYTIIESPSFPQKDMQKALILKESLDLFFTKGQAGMWLQKLSEVVSLSPSSILFSFSSFLEAYLKRSGEQADDIDIYLLQETFVRSFLRKLGLVQYEAVMLSFIELHQGIAFFHECGESPVLQLSYSLDALSEFEHLTADAFLKRYPEEEEEVLGITSDLDGRLLFVPLQ, from the coding sequence ATGAATATCTCTTTGGTTTCCTGTTGTCTTGAAGAAGGCAACCTCAGTTATCCTCTCGGTGCACTCTGCATCCAAAGCGCGCTCGAAGCAGCAGATATGAGAGCAGAACACCTGCCCTTTACCTTGGCAGATGACCCCTCACAGGCGGCTCTCGATGTTGCAAGAATGCAGCCACAGGTTGTTGGTCTTTCTGTCTATCTCTGGAACAGAACCTGGATGGACCGCTTCACCGAGGTATTACGAGCACAGAGCTCTGACCTGGTTATTTTTGCAGGAGGCCCCGAGGCTACCGCCAATCCTTTAAGCTTTGACCTATCCATGCTCGACTTTCTCATACTTGGAGAGGGAGAAGAAGCGGTTGTGCAGGCAATTTCAGCCATCAAGGAAGGAAAGAAAATTGCAGGGAAGGGAATCGTTACCAATCTCAACAAGCTCTCCTGGGCGCCATCTCCCGATCTTTCCGTGCTCCCTTCCCCACTCCTCAACCATCATGCAGATCGTTTCCTGAAAGCGGGGTCAAGCGTTCTGTGGGAGATGACACGAGGTTGCCCGTTTCACTGTTCTTTCTGTTTTGAATCCAGGGGACAACGCTCTGTCCGGCATTTTCCACTAGCGCAACTTGAAGCAGAACTTGATCTGCTTATCGCCAAGCAGGTTGGCGAGGTGTATATCCTCGATCCAACCTTCAATATGGACAAAGAGCGTACCCTCACGATTCTGTCCATGCTTGCAGAAAAGCAGAGTGACATCCATTTCGTATTCGAGATCAGGGCAGAACTTTTGGACAATGAACTTGCAGATGCCTTTGCAAGAATCAACTGTGCCTTGCAGATAGGTCTGCAAAGCAGTGACCAAGCAGTACTGAAAACCGCCAACAGGAGATTTGATAGCAAGCTCTTCGCAAAGAAAATATCGTTTCTCAACGCACGAGGAATCCCCTTCGGCCTCGACCTCATCATTGGACTTCCCAATGACAATCTCAGGTCATTCATCAAGAGTGTTGATTATGCCGTCTCCTTGAAGCCGAGCAACCTTGATGTATTTCCCCTCTCCCTGCTTCCAGGTACCCTGGTAGCAGAGCAAGCAAAGGAGTTTTCAATCACTCACTTGCAGGAAGCTCCTTATACCATTATTGAGTCTCCCTCGTTCCCTCAGAAAGACATGCAGAAAGCCCTGATACTAAAGGAATCACTTGATTTGTTTTTTACCAAGGGACAGGCAGGTATGTGGTTGCAGAAACTCAGCGAGGTGGTCTCATTGAGCCCCTCCTCGATCCTCTTCTCTTTCTCCTCATTCCTGGAAGCGTATCTGAAGAGAAGTGGGGAGCAAGCAGATGATATAGATATCTACTTGCTGCAAGAAACGTTTGTCCGCAGCTTCCTCAGAAAGCTTGGCCTTGTTCAGTATGAGGCTGTCATGCTCTCATTCATTGAGCTGCATCAAGGGATTGCCTTTTTCCATGAGTGCGGAGAGAGTCCAGTCCTGCAGCTCTCCTACTCGCTGGATGCTCTCTCTGAATTTGAACATCTCACAGCTGATGCATTCCTGAAGCGATACCCTGAAGAGGAAGAAGAAGTTCTTGGAATCACCAGCGATCTGGATGGAAGACTGCTTTTTGTACCCCTGCAATAG
- the ychF gene encoding redox-regulated ATPase YchF, protein MGVNCGIVGLPNVGKSTIFSALTAAPAEVANYPFCTIDPNVGIVSVPDKRLDKIATLIPPERVIPATFEFVDIAGLVAGASKGEGLGNRFLASIREVGVIAHVVRCFENSDIVHVNNKIDPLGDIETINIELALADLDTVTNRWAKQSKLNRLSKEAQKDMEKSLPVLAKLKDCLEQGKSARSLQLDEDELALVSDLHLITLKPVIYVCNVDEEGIVEENAFVKQVRAVAEGEGSEVVVICGKIESEIAVLETEEEKQEFLEAVGLQESGLNQLIRSAYHILGLRTFFTAGSDEDRAWTFRAGYKAPQTAGVIHSDFERGFIKAEVYNCEDLFTYGSEQKVKVAGKLRMEGKEYLVQDGDIMHFKFNV, encoded by the coding sequence ATGGGTGTTAATTGCGGCATAGTTGGGCTCCCCAACGTAGGAAAATCTACTATATTCTCAGCACTTACGGCAGCTCCTGCCGAAGTAGCGAATTATCCGTTCTGTACAATCGATCCCAATGTGGGAATCGTTTCCGTTCCTGATAAGCGGCTGGACAAGATTGCCACCCTGATTCCGCCTGAGCGGGTTATTCCTGCAACGTTCGAATTTGTTGATATCGCAGGGTTGGTAGCAGGTGCAAGCAAGGGCGAGGGTCTGGGTAACCGGTTTCTCGCTTCTATCAGGGAAGTAGGGGTAATCGCGCACGTGGTTCGCTGCTTTGAAAACAGCGATATCGTTCATGTTAACAATAAGATCGATCCATTGGGGGATATCGAGACCATCAATATTGAGTTGGCTCTCGCTGACCTCGATACGGTGACAAACCGATGGGCAAAACAATCGAAGCTGAATCGGCTGAGCAAAGAAGCACAGAAAGATATGGAGAAATCCCTTCCAGTGCTTGCAAAGCTCAAAGATTGCCTTGAGCAGGGAAAAAGTGCACGCAGCCTGCAACTTGACGAGGATGAACTTGCACTGGTCTCTGACCTTCACTTGATCACTCTCAAACCGGTCATCTATGTCTGCAACGTAGATGAGGAAGGCATTGTTGAAGAAAATGCCTTTGTGAAGCAGGTAAGAGCTGTCGCTGAGGGAGAAGGTTCAGAGGTAGTGGTTATCTGTGGAAAGATTGAGTCAGAGATTGCTGTATTGGAAACAGAGGAGGAGAAGCAGGAATTTCTCGAAGCTGTAGGGCTTCAGGAATCCGGTCTCAACCAGCTGATCCGTAGTGCCTACCACATTCTTGGCCTACGTACCTTCTTCACCGCAGGTTCTGATGAAGATAGGGCGTGGACCTTCCGTGCAGGATACAAGGCTCCACAGACTGCTGGAGTCATTCACTCAGATTTTGAACGGGGATTTATCAAGGCCGAGGTATATAACTGTGAAGACCTTTTCACCTATGGAAGTGAACAGAAGGTCAAGGTGGCAGGGAAGCTGAGGATGGAAGGCAAAGAGTACTTGGTGCAGGATGGGGACATCATGCACTTCAAGTTCAATGTCTAG
- the hflX gene encoding GTPase HflX, with amino-acid sequence MGSTHTEDTEKNISGHDIQDERQRALLLVLVNSEDTPQTTQNRAQELEALVDTMGPITIHTEHIPLRKVHSATMIGSGKVEQIKALIEEKEPDLIVFDCPISPRVQRNLESILSICVIDRDEVILQIFADRAATKEAVLQVELARLEYSLPRLTRRWTSLGRQHGGVKGTRGEGEKQLELDRRQIQEKIVSLKAQLEKVVQQRNTQRSQRMNTNIPTGAIVGYTNSGKSSLLNALTSAGVLAENKLFATLDPTTRKVKLPGGEDILLSDTVGFVSDLPHHLVQAFKSTLEEARFADFLIIVCDAAHPNMLASYTTTVEVLEDLGCTDKPAIVLANKMDMVSDSFAVSRLKSLYPVVIETSIKEGTGLESLLEQITKTLGDLYPTATYFLPNSRHDLVAHIHRHGQVEFIDYQGEGILVRTRIQPRFQGPLSEFRRS; translated from the coding sequence ATGGGTAGTACACATACAGAAGACACTGAAAAGAATATTTCCGGCCACGACATACAAGATGAACGACAGAGAGCACTGCTCTTGGTCCTTGTAAACAGTGAAGACACACCACAAACCACGCAAAACCGTGCACAAGAACTGGAGGCCTTGGTAGACACCATGGGTCCAATTACCATTCATACTGAGCATATCCCGCTCAGGAAGGTGCACAGTGCAACCATGATCGGAAGCGGTAAAGTGGAACAGATCAAGGCCCTGATAGAAGAAAAAGAGCCTGACCTGATCGTGTTTGACTGCCCAATCAGTCCTCGTGTGCAGCGCAACCTAGAGAGCATTCTCTCCATCTGTGTGATAGACCGTGATGAAGTCATCCTTCAGATATTTGCAGACAGAGCTGCAACCAAGGAAGCTGTACTGCAGGTTGAACTCGCACGACTCGAATATTCGCTGCCCAGACTAACCAGAAGATGGACCAGTCTTGGAAGACAACATGGTGGAGTGAAGGGAACCCGCGGAGAGGGTGAAAAACAGCTTGAGCTCGATAGACGGCAGATTCAGGAGAAAATTGTCAGCCTGAAAGCTCAGTTGGAAAAGGTAGTGCAACAGCGCAATACCCAACGCAGCCAGAGAATGAATACCAACATTCCTACCGGCGCCATTGTTGGATACACCAACAGCGGCAAGTCCAGCCTGCTCAATGCCCTAACCAGTGCAGGGGTCCTTGCAGAGAACAAGCTCTTTGCGACCCTGGATCCCACCACCAGAAAGGTCAAACTTCCAGGAGGAGAAGATATCCTGCTCTCCGATACTGTCGGATTTGTCAGCGACCTACCCCACCATCTTGTCCAGGCATTCAAGAGCACGCTTGAGGAGGCCCGTTTCGCAGATTTTCTCATCATTGTCTGCGATGCTGCCCATCCCAATATGCTCGCAAGCTATACGACCACCGTTGAAGTACTTGAGGATCTTGGCTGCACTGACAAACCAGCCATTGTATTGGCAAACAAGATGGATATGGTAAGTGACTCTTTTGCTGTCAGCAGGCTCAAGTCACTCTATCCCGTGGTAATCGAGACTTCCATCAAAGAAGGAACCGGTCTCGAATCCCTGCTTGAGCAGATTACCAAGACCCTTGGCGATCTCTATCCCACGGCAACCTATTTCCTCCCCAACTCCCGTCATGACCTGGTTGCACATATCCACCGTCATGGACAGGTTGAGTTCATTGACTACCAAGGGGAGGGCATCCTGGTAAGAACGAGAATCCAGCCTCGGTTCCAAGGTCCGCTCAGTGAGTTCCGCAGGTCATAA
- a CDS encoding OPT/YSL family transporter, producing MNRHLTLRGALIALVGLLVITASSMYVALRMGALPWPTIFVTVVSLAALKRAKGSTLQEINVTHTIMSSGAMVAGGLAFTLPGLWMIDPDANFSTISLIILTVVGAILGTLFSALYRKKLIVDEALPYPMGIASYNTLQAGSKGGAGAKTLFASMGGSVIFTVLRDGFGKIPALLTLFKGSALIPAFSIWVSPMAMGIGAIIGPLFALLWFGGAIFGYYILTPLGIQGGLFSSMAEADVFRSNLGIGLMIGTGLGVFFKAVGSKLLAQKKLEEKPKAAFNKTTLVVALVLLFSVVLLSLGTELGLIEALVLMAGIYLATYLSGMLTGQTGINPMEIFGILVLLVIQLIANPSLIASFSIAAVVAVACGLTGDVMNDLKSGYLLKTDPKQQILGEGIGGVIGAVLSVFVLLIMKASFGGFGTAELPAPQAAAVSAMVGGLGHIPAFLIGLGIGLVLYLANIPSATLGLGVYLPIYISSVMGLGALISGGLKLALKKRTEAAKLQDKTGLVASGLLGGEGITGVAIAILSMLK from the coding sequence ATGAATAGACATCTTACCCTTCGTGGTGCCCTTATTGCTCTTGTCGGGTTACTGGTGATCACCGCCAGTTCCATGTATGTAGCGCTCAGAATGGGAGCACTACCCTGGCCTACCATCTTTGTAACGGTGGTCAGTTTGGCAGCATTGAAACGGGCAAAAGGCTCCACACTCCAGGAAATCAATGTAACCCATACCATCATGAGTTCAGGGGCTATGGTTGCAGGGGGATTGGCCTTTACCCTCCCAGGGCTCTGGATGATTGACCCAGATGCAAATTTCTCTACGATCAGCCTTATCATCCTGACTGTGGTTGGTGCTATTCTGGGAACCTTGTTCTCTGCACTGTATCGAAAGAAACTTATTGTTGATGAGGCTCTTCCCTATCCAATGGGTATAGCGAGCTACAATACCTTGCAAGCGGGAAGCAAAGGTGGAGCAGGGGCGAAGACGCTCTTTGCATCCATGGGAGGATCGGTTATCTTCACCGTCCTGAGGGATGGGTTTGGAAAAATCCCTGCCTTGCTGACCCTATTCAAGGGAAGCGCACTAATCCCTGCCTTCTCCATCTGGGTCAGCCCTATGGCGATGGGAATTGGGGCAATCATCGGACCCTTGTTTGCCCTTCTTTGGTTTGGTGGAGCTATCTTTGGATACTACATCCTTACCCCGCTGGGAATCCAAGGTGGGCTCTTTTCCTCAATGGCAGAGGCTGATGTATTCCGCTCCAACCTGGGAATTGGATTGATGATTGGAACAGGGCTTGGAGTCTTCTTCAAGGCAGTAGGCTCCAAACTGCTTGCCCAGAAGAAACTTGAAGAAAAACCCAAGGCGGCATTCAATAAAACTACGCTGGTTGTTGCATTGGTACTGCTTTTCTCTGTTGTTTTACTCTCACTTGGAACAGAACTCGGCCTGATCGAGGCACTCGTCCTGATGGCAGGCATCTATCTTGCCACCTACCTCTCGGGCATGTTGACCGGCCAGACAGGCATCAATCCCATGGAAATATTCGGTATCCTGGTCTTGCTTGTCATCCAGCTTATCGCCAACCCTTCCCTCATCGCTTCCTTCAGCATTGCCGCGGTAGTAGCAGTTGCCTGTGGGTTGACCGGTGATGTCATGAATGACCTAAAGAGTGGTTATCTTCTGAAAACCGATCCGAAGCAACAAATTCTTGGCGAGGGTATCGGGGGAGTCATTGGTGCAGTGCTCTCCGTATTCGTGCTCTTGATCATGAAAGCTTCGTTCGGTGGATTTGGAACTGCTGAGTTGCCCGCTCCCCAGGCAGCGGCAGTATCTGCTATGGTTGGAGGGCTTGGTCATATCCCTGCATTCCTTATCGGACTCGGAATCGGCCTGGTGCTCTACCTTGCAAATATCCCCAGTGCAACCCTTGGGCTTGGTGTATACCTGCCAATTTACATCAGTTCCGTAATGGGCCTCGGAGCACTTATCTCCGGTGGCTTGAAACTGGCTCTCAAGAAGCGCACTGAGGCAGCAAAACTACAAGACAAGACTGGATTGGTCGCCAGCGGATTGTTGGGCGGGGAAGGTATCACGGGTGTAGCTATCGCTATCCTTTCCATGCTGAAGTAG
- the rlmN gene encoding 23S rRNA (adenine(2503)-C(2))-methyltransferase RlmN, with the protein MEQKNTIPRSLYGLDAEAIAEVLSLPRAFYGKQIYQWLVKGVTSFDEMTNLPKAERLRLKEVMESGISSTVETSETDESGATKMGIRLHDGRVVECVLLIDKRGRHTACLSSQVGCAMGCTFCRTGTMGLLRNLSADEIIEQYIHLLAVSDQPITHIVYMGMGEPLANINPVIQSIHYLHAKESFNISLRRITISTCGVVPGILRIAEQKLPVRLAVSLVSADNRLRSKIMPVNEKWDIMALKKALMVYQHVGGKRFTIEYCMLRGVNTDEFSAKKLATYVAGMNVVVNLIPWNPAEELPYETPSEDEIDTFCRELDRYRVNYTRRRSRGREINGACGQLAVPINKGLDYELMIDDEDDE; encoded by the coding sequence ATGGAACAAAAAAATACTATTCCACGCTCTCTCTATGGGCTGGATGCAGAAGCTATTGCAGAAGTGCTCTCCCTACCCAGGGCCTTCTATGGAAAACAGATTTATCAGTGGCTCGTCAAGGGTGTCACCTCGTTTGACGAGATGACCAATCTCCCAAAAGCTGAACGTTTGCGTCTCAAGGAAGTGATGGAGAGTGGTATCTCCTCGACAGTTGAAACCAGTGAGACGGATGAGAGTGGAGCCACAAAGATGGGCATCCGTCTCCACGATGGTAGAGTCGTCGAGTGTGTCCTGCTTATAGACAAGCGTGGCCGGCATACGGCATGTCTTTCCAGTCAAGTTGGTTGTGCAATGGGATGCACATTTTGCAGAACAGGTACCATGGGCTTGCTGAGGAACCTCAGTGCCGATGAGATCATCGAACAATACATTCACCTCCTTGCGGTAAGTGATCAGCCCATTACCCATATCGTCTATATGGGAATGGGAGAGCCCTTGGCAAACATCAATCCGGTAATCCAATCGATCCACTACCTACATGCAAAAGAGAGCTTCAACATCAGCCTGAGAAGGATAACGATCTCCACCTGTGGAGTGGTCCCTGGTATCTTGCGAATTGCAGAACAGAAACTCCCAGTAAGGCTCGCTGTCTCCTTGGTAAGTGCGGACAATCGCCTCCGCTCGAAGATTATGCCGGTAAATGAGAAGTGGGATATCATGGCTCTGAAGAAGGCATTGATGGTGTACCAACATGTTGGAGGAAAACGATTCACCATTGAGTACTGCATGTTGCGTGGGGTAAATACCGATGAGTTCAGTGCCAAGAAACTTGCTACCTATGTAGCAGGCATGAATGTAGTGGTAAATCTTATCCCCTGGAACCCCGCTGAGGAACTCCCGTATGAGACCCCAAGCGAAGATGAGATCGATACCTTCTGCCGTGAACTTGACCGATACCGTGTCAATTATACCAGACGACGATCACGGGGCAGAGAGATCAACGGGGCATGCGGACAGCTGGCGGTGCCCATCAATAAAGGTCTCGACTACGAGTTGATGATCGATGATGAGGATGACGAATAA
- a CDS encoding alanine--tRNA ligase, whose protein sequence is MKNQLTANELRQKFIDFFVSKDHAQISGASLIPENDPTVLFTTAGMHPLVPYIMGSEHPAGTRLTDYQKCIRTGDIEAVGDPHHLTFFEMLGNWSLGDYFKKEAIAFSYEFLTEILGIDPSLLSVTVFAGDDEVPRDEDAAAAWEGYGIPRERIYYLGREDNWWGPAGETGPCGPDSEMFIDTGRPTCGPDCRPGCSCGKYFEIWNDVFMGYKKNSDGTYSEMERKCVDTGMGIERTIAILQGKKSVYETEVFTPIIAGIEKLSGKQYGNDEETDTSVRIVADHIRTSVFILGDQRGVAPSNVGQGYILRRLIRRAVRHAHKLGIEGSFLGELALIVLELYKKPYPEILDNKDFILKELAQEEAKFSETLAKGEREFEKMLPNLLKGKNREISGRTAFKLYDTYGYPIELTKELAAEHGFTVDEAGFNAAFEKHQEISRSGADKQFKGGLADHSEKTTALHTATHLLHKALRTVLGEHVGQKGSNITTERLRFDFTHPSAMSKEEIQQVEDMVNEQIKRNLVVTCETMSVEEAKAQGAIAFFDSKYGEQVKVYSVGDFSKEVCGGPHVESTGSMGHFKILKEQSSSAGVRRIKAVLQ, encoded by the coding sequence ATGAAAAACCAGCTCACCGCCAACGAATTACGGCAAAAATTCATTGATTTCTTCGTATCCAAGGATCATGCCCAGATCAGTGGGGCTTCCTTGATTCCCGAGAACGACCCAACGGTCCTGTTTACCACCGCCGGTATGCACCCCTTGGTACCCTATATCATGGGAAGCGAACACCCAGCAGGCACCCGCCTTACCGATTACCAGAAGTGTATCCGAACCGGAGATATTGAAGCGGTAGGGGACCCACACCATCTCACTTTCTTTGAGATGCTGGGTAACTGGTCCCTTGGGGATTACTTCAAGAAGGAAGCAATAGCCTTCAGTTATGAGTTCCTTACAGAGATCCTTGGCATTGATCCTTCCCTCTTGTCTGTGACTGTTTTTGCAGGAGATGATGAGGTTCCCCGTGATGAGGATGCTGCCGCTGCGTGGGAAGGATATGGAATTCCACGTGAACGAATCTATTATCTCGGAAGAGAGGATAACTGGTGGGGACCAGCAGGAGAAACCGGTCCTTGTGGTCCAGACAGCGAGATGTTCATCGATACCGGAAGACCGACGTGTGGCCCTGATTGCCGCCCCGGGTGTTCCTGTGGGAAATATTTCGAGATCTGGAATGATGTCTTCATGGGGTACAAGAAGAACAGTGACGGTACCTATAGTGAGATGGAGAGAAAGTGCGTCGATACCGGTATGGGAATCGAACGTACCATTGCAATCCTTCAGGGTAAGAAATCTGTCTATGAGACAGAGGTATTCACCCCAATCATTGCAGGAATCGAGAAGCTTTCTGGAAAACAATATGGTAATGATGAGGAGACTGACACCTCAGTACGTATTGTAGCAGACCATATTCGCACCAGCGTATTCATCCTTGGAGACCAGAGAGGGGTAGCACCCTCCAACGTAGGTCAGGGCTACATCCTGCGCCGTCTGATCAGAAGGGCAGTGAGGCATGCTCATAAGTTGGGAATTGAAGGATCCTTCCTCGGAGAGCTTGCACTTATCGTTCTTGAACTCTATAAGAAGCCCTACCCTGAGATTCTGGATAACAAGGATTTCATCCTGAAGGAGCTGGCTCAGGAAGAGGCAAAGTTCTCCGAGACCCTGGCAAAGGGTGAGCGGGAGTTTGAGAAAATGCTTCCCAACCTGCTCAAGGGAAAAAACCGGGAGATCAGCGGAAGAACCGCCTTCAAGCTCTACGATACCTACGGTTATCCCATCGAGCTAACCAAGGAATTGGCTGCAGAACATGGTTTCACCGTTGATGAGGCAGGTTTCAATGCTGCATTCGAGAAGCATCAGGAGATCAGTCGAAGTGGTGCAGACAAGCAGTTCAAGGGAGGTCTTGCCGACCATAGCGAGAAAACCACTGCGCTGCATACAGCAACCCACCTGTTGCATAAGGCATTGAGAACAGTGCTTGGCGAACATGTGGGGCAGAAGGGCTCCAACATTACAACCGAGCGACTCCGCTTTGACTTCACGCATCCCTCTGCCATGAGCAAGGAAGAGATACAACAGGTCGAGGACATGGTCAACGAGCAGATCAAGCGCAATCTAGTGGTAACCTGTGAGACCATGAGTGTTGAGGAAGCAAAAGCACAAGGTGCCATCGCATTCTTTGACAGCAAATATGGTGAGCAGGTGAAAGTCTACTCAGTCGGGGATTTTTCCAAGGAGGTCTGTGGAGGCCCCCACGTGGAGAGTACCGGCAGTATGGGTCACTTCAAGATTCTCAAGGAGCAATCTTCCTCGGCAGGGGTGAGAAGGATCAAGGCTGTTCTTCAGTAG
- a CDS encoding nucleotidyl transferase AbiEii/AbiGii toxin family protein — protein sequence MNELQPYLLKEYIQCQILEFLSQTKYIEHMVFIGGTNLRLIKHIDRFSEDLDFDCVDMTQTEFMHMTDSILVYLRRLGYQVIPKEKEHEGLQAFRRSLYFPELLYTLQFSGYRNARFLIKIEAQDQGYTYPVTSAFIQSCGFFFPVPVPSDATLCSMKLSALLQRAKGRDFYDAQFLLSQTAPDYAYLTSKHNIENLAMLKEALKERISRVDLKEKQRDFEHLLFQKEKSNMILNFPAFIEHYTHSGG from the coding sequence TTGAATGAACTGCAACCGTATCTGCTTAAAGAATATATTCAATGCCAGATATTGGAATTTTTGTCACAAACAAAGTATATCGAGCATATGGTGTTCATTGGAGGTACCAATCTTCGCCTTATTAAGCATATAGATCGTTTTAGTGAAGATCTTGATTTTGACTGCGTAGATATGACACAGACTGAATTCATGCATATGACTGATAGCATTCTGGTATATTTGCGGCGTCTAGGGTATCAGGTAATACCGAAAGAGAAAGAGCACGAAGGGCTGCAGGCTTTTAGAAGGAGTCTCTATTTCCCTGAACTACTCTACACACTTCAATTTAGCGGTTATAGGAATGCAAGATTTCTCATAAAAATTGAAGCTCAGGATCAAGGCTACACCTATCCGGTTACGAGCGCTTTTATCCAAAGCTGTGGTTTTTTCTTTCCTGTTCCTGTTCCGTCAGATGCAACGCTGTGTTCAATGAAACTCTCAGCTCTTCTGCAAAGAGCAAAAGGTCGAGATTTTTATGATGCACAATTTTTACTTTCCCAAACAGCGCCTGACTATGCATATCTCACTTCAAAACATAATATTGAGAATCTTGCCATGTTGAAAGAAGCTCTCAAAGAACGAATTTCGCGTGTTGATCTAAAAGAGAAACAACGTGATTTCGAACACCTCCTCTTTCAGAAAGAGAAAAGCAATATGATTCTCAATTTTCCTGCTTTCATTGAACACTACACGCATAGTGGGGGCTGA
- a CDS encoding type IV toxin-antitoxin system AbiEi family antitoxin domain-containing protein, which produces MEIKERASYLEFKELFSPMGCFTLQQVASGARFSVSRNTIGRWVKEHKLIRLKQNVYTFPEYLRSGDAQLYFANKMYQPSYISIHSALAFWGMIPEAVVQVTSVSSRKTAYFTNEFGQFTYHTIRSSSFFGYTIESSAFHPSWGVHIAYPEKAILDLLYLYPQYHTIEDMLGLRLDLDILKIDRLTNYTEQYGVESLNRRVEKLREAYRL; this is translated from the coding sequence ATGGAAATAAAAGAGCGTGCTTCCTATCTGGAATTCAAGGAACTCTTTTCACCGATGGGTTGTTTTACCCTTCAGCAAGTAGCGTCAGGTGCACGGTTCTCGGTGAGCCGGAATACTATTGGACGCTGGGTGAAGGAGCATAAACTTATTCGTTTGAAACAAAATGTATATACATTTCCAGAATATCTTCGCTCTGGCGATGCTCAATTGTATTTTGCAAACAAGATGTATCAACCCTCATACATCAGCATACATAGTGCGCTTGCCTTTTGGGGTATGATTCCAGAGGCTGTGGTACAGGTCACGAGTGTTTCTAGTAGAAAAACAGCGTATTTTACCAATGAATTTGGCCAGTTTACCTATCACACGATTCGTAGTTCTTCATTTTTTGGCTATACCATAGAATCTTCAGCGTTTCACCCGTCTTGGGGAGTGCATATAGCATATCCGGAAAAAGCAATTTTGGATCTTCTGTATCTTTATCCACAGTACCATACAATAGAAGATATGTTGGGACTAAGGTTGGATCTTGACATCCTAAAGATTGATCGTCTTACCAACTATACCGAACAGTATGGCGTTGAGTCACTCAATCGGAGGGTGGAGAAATTACGGGAGGCGTATAGATTATGA